The following are encoded together in the Pleurocapsa sp. FMAR1 genome:
- a CDS encoding NACHT C-terminal helical domain 2-containing protein: MPKSQLVSTHELIFDTLLDNLLLQFSISSIYSCNLVQAHACIDALIYAIDTVLDVGSKQPLQLFKDQIPNLRDRSTHKLRWCQVEYLVWIEELKTAVSLYRKMQSCWNFTSERKILEQYYNVNKFLIDCLDHHYGITIELRQKIETALLFSDKQPIER; the protein is encoded by the coding sequence ATGCCCAAATCTCAGCTTGTTTCTACCCATGAACTTATCTTTGACACCCTATTGGATAATTTGTTGTTGCAATTTAGCATTAGCTCTATTTATAGTTGTAATCTTGTCCAGGCTCATGCTTGTATTGATGCTCTTATCTATGCCATAGATACTGTCCTTGATGTTGGGTCAAAGCAACCTCTACAACTATTCAAAGACCAAATACCTAATTTAAGAGATCGATCGACACATAAATTACGCTGGTGCCAGGTCGAGTATCTGGTCTGGATTGAAGAGTTGAAAACGGCAGTTTCACTCTATCGAAAAATGCAGTCTTGCTGGAATTTTACTAGCGAGCGCAAAATTCTCGAACAATATTACAACGTTAACAAATTCTTAATCGACTGTCTCGATCACCACTATGGAATAACAATTGAGCTACGCCAAAAAATTGAAACTGCTTTGTTATTTTCCGATAAGCAACCAATAGAAAGATAG
- a CDS encoding mechanosensitive ion channel domain-containing protein yields MFNNKTNLNEPFVINDRIVSKKFEGTLENIQIRATTIRTYEGTKIVIPNAELFTNNYRLLIWFILSFYWLLIGK; encoded by the coding sequence ATATTCAATAACAAAACAAATTTAAACGAACCTTTTGTAATTAACGATCGGATTGTTTCCAAGAAGTTTGAAGGTACGCTAGAAAACATTCAAATTCGCGCTACTACGATTAGAACCTATGAAGGCACAAAAATTGTAATTCCTAATGCAGAGTTATTTACAAATAATTACCGATTGCTGATTTGGTTCATACTATCTTTCTATTGGTTGCTTATCGGAAAATAA
- a CDS encoding NACHT domain-containing protein, giving the protein MFKRSLQASAAGIKQAKKAFNYKGWTQENLAEEVNLKTRQPIWRFFTGRPIERYNFREICSILDLDWREIAVDPPEEFSDRELSAINVDVLVKRVRSQRHAKIKVQCGTLKLLDTNHPVDLENIYVDVNILPDIASQQWLDIANLENPTTEEFYRFGLGQISQSQISGMDAVKTHSKLRLLGKPGCGKSTFLRHLAVECDRGNFAANLVPIMITLRDFADESKDISSFSLLNYIHSELIVDGVELSELKILLRNSRVLLLLDGLDEVSQQDNNAVLKEIRRFSEKYSQNLFVVTCRTAAKTLDLKGFTDVEIAPFTQSQIVAFAQKWFAVFSKQNNLNDLDPAVEFIAQLDLPENLSFRRLVVTPLFLHLACWVFHRQEKFPRKKAEFYKQCLDLLLGKWDKIRGIKRDEVYRGFLLPQKLKLMSQIAAATFEQGDYFFEQKTAEQQICDFISNLPNAPIEPEELVYDSEVVLKAIELQHGLLTERVRGIFSFSSLTFQEYFTARNIVASHNLKSLERDLERLVSHITEPRWREIFLLTAAMLRSADSLVNLMKQEIDALVAEEPYLQEFLTWTNQKSLLVPQPTLAATRAFYLDLTETFYLAPHFALAYTLNPGIFLDTLLDNLVLECAIESSSDFVHAHACGDALDNALTIVLDVALQQSLQQLRDKLPDPDGDRQVFQSWYQVNHSAWNERLKSAITQHRHIQSDWHFSPVQQQILQRYYDANKLLLDCLNSNCEVTAAVRQDIEASLLLPLKELENKEWDK; this is encoded by the coding sequence ATGTTTAAAAGATCGCTCCAGGCATCAGCAGCAGGAATCAAGCAGGCTAAAAAAGCTTTTAACTACAAAGGCTGGACTCAAGAAAATCTAGCCGAAGAAGTAAATTTGAAGACTCGTCAGCCAATCTGGAGGTTTTTCACTGGTCGTCCTATTGAACGTTACAATTTTAGGGAAATTTGCTCAATTTTAGACTTAGATTGGCGAGAAATTGCTGTCGATCCACCAGAGGAGTTTTCTGATAGAGAACTATCAGCTATTAATGTCGATGTCCTAGTTAAAAGAGTGCGATCGCAACGCCATGCAAAAATTAAAGTTCAGTGCGGGACTTTAAAGTTATTAGATACTAATCATCCTGTGGATCTAGAAAACATCTATGTCGATGTCAATATTTTGCCAGACATTGCCAGTCAACAGTGGTTAGACATCGCCAACTTAGAAAATCCTACTACCGAAGAATTTTATCGCTTTGGTTTAGGACAAATTTCTCAGTCACAAATTTCAGGCATGGATGCAGTCAAAACTCATTCAAAACTTAGATTATTGGGTAAGCCTGGGTGTGGTAAAAGTACCTTTTTGCGACATCTAGCTGTTGAATGCGATCGAGGTAATTTTGCTGCCAATTTAGTACCGATCATGATTACCTTGAGAGATTTTGCTGACGAATCAAAAGATATCTCTTCATTTAGCTTATTAAACTACATCCACTCTGAATTAATTGTCGATGGTGTCGAGCTTTCGGAACTCAAAATTCTACTACGCAATAGCAGAGTTTTACTTCTACTCGATGGGCTGGATGAGGTTTCCCAGCAAGATAATAATGCAGTCTTAAAAGAAATTCGCCGTTTCTCTGAAAAATATAGCCAGAATTTGTTTGTCGTCACCTGTCGAACCGCTGCCAAAACATTAGATCTTAAGGGCTTTACCGATGTTGAAATTGCTCCTTTTACCCAATCACAAATTGTCGCTTTTGCTCAGAAATGGTTTGCCGTATTTAGCAAGCAAAACAATCTCAACGATTTAGATCCAGCAGTTGAGTTCATCGCCCAACTAGACTTACCAGAAAACCTCTCGTTTCGTAGATTGGTAGTTACCCCCTTGTTTCTCCATCTTGCTTGCTGGGTATTTCATCGCCAAGAAAAATTCCCCCGTAAAAAAGCCGAATTCTATAAGCAGTGCTTAGATCTGCTCTTGGGTAAATGGGATAAAATTAGGGGCATCAAGCGAGATGAAGTATATCGAGGATTTTTGCTGCCTCAAAAGCTGAAGCTGATGAGTCAAATTGCTGCTGCGACTTTTGAACAGGGGGACTACTTTTTTGAGCAAAAAACTGCCGAACAGCAGATTTGCGACTTTATTAGTAATTTACCCAATGCCCCTATCGAACCAGAAGAACTAGTATACGATAGCGAAGTGGTGCTAAAGGCGATCGAACTGCAACATGGGCTATTAACCGAACGAGTGCGAGGAATTTTCTCTTTTTCCTCTTTGACCTTTCAAGAATACTTTACTGCTCGTAATATCGTTGCTAGTCATAATTTAAAGTCCTTGGAGCGAGACTTAGAGCGTTTAGTTAGTCACATTACCGAACCACGCTGGCGCGAAATCTTTTTATTAACGGCTGCTATGTTACGCAGTGCAGACTCTTTAGTCAATCTAATGAAGCAAGAGATTGATGCCTTGGTAGCTGAAGAACCCTATCTTCAAGAGTTTTTAACCTGGACAAATCAAAAATCTCTGCTCGTACCCCAACCCACCTTAGCAGCAACTCGCGCTTTTTATCTAGATCTTACAGAAACTTTTTATCTAGCTCCTCACTTTGCTCTTGCCTATACCCTCAATCCAGGTATTTTCCTCGATACATTATTGGACAATCTGGTGTTGGAATGTGCCATAGAATCTAGTTCTGACTTTGTTCATGCCCATGCCTGTGGGGATGCTTTGGATAATGCCTTAACTATTGTGCTTGACGTTGCTTTACAGCAATCCTTGCAGCAACTCAGAGACAAACTCCCCGATCCAGATGGCGATCGCCAAGTCTTTCAGTCATGGTATCAAGTCAATCATTCAGCTTGGAATGAGCGTTTAAAAAGTGCGATCACCCAACATCGCCATATACAGTCTGATTGGCACTTTAGCCCCGTACAGCAGCAGATTCTGCAACGCTACTATGATGCCAACAAGTTACTCCTCGATTGCCTCAACAGTAACTGTGAAGTAACGGCTGCGGTGCGACAGGATATTGAAGCTAGCTTGTTATTGCCACTAAAAGAACTGGAAAACAAAGAGTGGGATAAGTAA
- a CDS encoding MOSC domain-containing protein, whose translation MIVSQLCIYPLKSCQGIELQQTQVKIKGFLLDREMMLVSGSGKFITQRQFPQLAKVIVKLDENQITLRLSDETLPPLVFTPTLTGSAIEVEIWRDRILAIDQGNEVAQWFHQLLNLELGKVCRLVRQSSQHTRLLDKKYSSDLDNPISFTDNYPLMLTATASLVELNQRIMEIHQQQKEAIPMDRFRPNIVIETMEPFIEDTWSVIQIGEIKFTVAKPCSRCIMTTIDQTSGDKNKLKEPLNTLGTFRQLSEQGVMFGVNMIPQNEGIIQVGDRLRVLETRN comes from the coding sequence ATGATTGTCTCGCAATTGTGTATTTATCCCCTTAAATCTTGTCAAGGAATTGAGTTACAGCAAACGCAGGTTAAAATTAAAGGATTTTTGTTAGACAGAGAAATGATGCTCGTTTCTGGTAGTGGCAAATTTATCACTCAAAGGCAATTTCCTCAATTGGCTAAAGTGATAGTTAAACTGGACGAGAATCAGATTACTTTGAGGCTGTCAGACGAAACTTTGCCTCCTTTGGTTTTTACTCCCACCCTGACAGGATCAGCTATAGAAGTAGAAATTTGGCGCGATCGCATTTTAGCAATCGATCAGGGAAATGAGGTAGCTCAATGGTTTCATCAATTATTAAATTTAGAGCTTGGCAAAGTCTGCCGTCTGGTTAGGCAGTCTAGTCAACATACTCGCCTACTAGATAAAAAATATTCCAGCGATCTCGACAACCCTATCAGCTTTACTGATAACTATCCGCTCATGCTTACGGCAACAGCTTCTTTAGTGGAGTTAAACCAAAGAATCATGGAAATTCATCAGCAACAAAAAGAGGCTATTCCCATGGATCGTTTTCGCCCAAACATAGTCATAGAGACTATGGAGCCTTTTATTGAAGATACTTGGAGCGTAATTCAAATTGGCGAGATTAAATTTACAGTCGCCAAACCCTGTAGTCGCTGTATTATGACTACCATCGATCAAACAAGTGGAGACAAAAATAAATTAAAAGAACCCCTTAATACACTGGGAACTTTTAGACAGTTAAGTGAACAAGGGGTAATGTTTGGTGTTAATATGATTCCCCAAAATGAGGGAATTATCCAGGTAGGCGATCGCCTGCGGGTTCTAGAAACTAGAAACTAA